The following coding sequences lie in one Mesorhizobium sp. DCY119 genomic window:
- a CDS encoding methylglyoxal synthase, which yields MASPYRLALIAHDEKKDDMVAFARAHADFLAGCDIVATGTTGQRVLDACPELKITRLKSGPLGGDQQIGALIAEGRIDGVIFFVDPLTPMPHDVDVKALMRLAIVYDIPLALNHATAEIMLNENGGQPSQTRDAR from the coding sequence GTGGCATCCCCCTACCGCCTGGCATTGATCGCGCATGACGAGAAGAAAGACGACATGGTCGCCTTCGCGCGCGCTCATGCCGATTTCCTCGCAGGCTGCGACATCGTCGCCACCGGCACGACCGGCCAGCGCGTTCTGGACGCCTGCCCTGAATTGAAGATTACCCGCCTGAAAAGCGGCCCGCTCGGCGGCGACCAGCAGATCGGCGCACTGATTGCCGAGGGCAGGATCGACGGCGTGATTTTCTTCGTTGATCCGCTGACGCCGATGCCGCATGACGTGGATGTGAAAGCGCTGATGCGGCTGGCGATCGTCTATGACATTCCGCTGGCGCTGAACCACGCCACTGCCGAGATAATGCTGAACGAGAACGGCGGGCAGCCGTCGCAGACCAGGGACGCCAGATAG
- a CDS encoding GFA family protein, with the protein MERTATCSCENLRIVCTGEPAKVSLCHCLACQKRTGSTYGIAAFFRREDVRIEGPHKSYKRPSDSGFPVTFHFCPDCGSTVFWEPQRRPEFVAVGVGAFADPSFPAPTQAVHSESRHDWVKDID; encoded by the coding sequence ATGGAAAGAACAGCGACCTGCTCCTGCGAAAACCTCCGCATTGTCTGCACGGGCGAGCCGGCGAAGGTCTCGCTATGCCATTGCCTGGCGTGCCAGAAGCGGACCGGCAGCACCTATGGCATCGCTGCTTTCTTTCGCCGTGAAGACGTGCGGATCGAGGGACCGCACAAATCCTATAAGCGTCCATCCGACAGCGGCTTTCCGGTGACGTTTCATTTCTGCCCCGACTGCGGTTCGACCGTCTTCTGGGAACCGCAGCGCCGGCCCGAGTTTGTTGCGGTCGGTGTCGGAGCCTTCGCCGATCCGTCTTTTCCCGCACCGACACAGGCGGTGCATTCCGAATCCCGACATGACTGGGTCAAGGACATCGACTGA
- the mepA gene encoding penicillin-insensitive murein endopeptidase, which produces MKSIFQAAARLTGIAIAALAFSGLAPSGASADELAKNLFGAEKLPAAAAPQSIGFYSKGCFAGGVAIATDGPTWQAMRLSRNRRWGHPAMINLIEKFSRDATADGWPGLLIGDISQPRGGPMLTGHASHQIGLDADIWFTPMPDRRLSPTERENMSAVSMVNEKTHLVKDRLWTAAHTRLLKRAASYPEVERILVNPGIKKKLCDTVTGDRTWLRKIRPFWGHDYHFHVRIGCQPGSPGCKRQEATAAGDGCDKSLAWWFTEEPWRPNKNPDAPKARDKMTMASLPAACRAVLSAPNPVSEAAVTVGGMGSTVATAPAPAAPETDTVDVGAPPMPASAFAPTPIKRPPLPLARPSDQSR; this is translated from the coding sequence ATGAAATCCATCTTTCAGGCAGCCGCAAGGCTGACCGGCATCGCCATTGCGGCACTGGCTTTTTCCGGACTAGCGCCGAGCGGCGCGAGCGCGGACGAACTGGCGAAGAACCTGTTCGGAGCTGAGAAACTGCCGGCGGCGGCAGCCCCGCAATCGATCGGGTTCTATTCCAAGGGCTGTTTTGCCGGCGGCGTCGCCATCGCCACCGACGGGCCGACATGGCAAGCGATGCGGCTTTCGCGCAACCGCCGCTGGGGCCATCCGGCGATGATCAACCTGATCGAGAAGTTTTCGCGCGATGCGACAGCCGATGGCTGGCCGGGCCTGCTCATCGGCGACATCTCGCAGCCGCGCGGCGGGCCGATGCTGACGGGACATGCCTCGCACCAGATCGGGCTCGACGCCGACATCTGGTTCACGCCGATGCCCGACCGCCGGCTTTCGCCGACCGAGCGCGAGAATATGAGCGCGGTGTCGATGGTCAACGAGAAGACCCATCTGGTGAAGGACAGGCTTTGGACGGCGGCGCATACGCGGCTGCTGAAACGCGCCGCGAGCTACCCCGAGGTCGAGCGCATTCTGGTCAATCCGGGCATCAAGAAGAAGCTGTGCGACACGGTGACGGGCGACCGCACCTGGCTGCGCAAGATCCGGCCCTTCTGGGGCCATGACTATCATTTCCATGTCCGCATCGGCTGCCAGCCGGGTTCGCCGGGCTGCAAGCGGCAGGAAGCGACGGCCGCCGGCGACGGCTGCGACAAGTCGCTCGCATGGTGGTTCACGGAGGAGCCGTGGCGCCCCAACAAGAACCCGGACGCACCCAAGGCGCGCGACAAGATGACGATGGCGAGCCTGCCGGCGGCATGCAGGGCCGTGCTGAGTGCTCCCAATCCGGTTTCGGAAGCCGCCGTGACGGTCGGCGGGATGGGCTCGACGGTTGCCACCGCCCCTGCACCGGCAGCACCCGAGACGGATACGGTCGATGTCGGCGCGCCTCCAATGCCGGCCAGCGCCTTTGCGCCGACGCCGATCAAGCGTCCGCCTTTGCCCCTGGCCAGGCCCTCGGATCAGAGCCGATAG
- a CDS encoding 2,3-bisphosphoglycerate-dependent phosphoglycerate mutase → MTGTLVLVRHGQSEWNLKNLFTGWRDVDLTEQGVSEAKAAGQKLAARGMKFDIAYTSVLKRAQRTCQFILDATGQSDLKTVRDAALNERDYGDLNGLNKDDARAKWGEEQVHIWRRSYDTPPPGGESLKDTGARVWPYYMHEMQPHVLRGETVLVAAHGNSLRALIMALEGISGPDIVKLELGTGVPVVYKLNADSTVASKEVLSA, encoded by the coding sequence ATGACCGGAACTCTCGTGCTTGTGCGCCACGGCCAGAGCGAATGGAACCTCAAGAACCTCTTCACCGGCTGGCGCGACGTCGACCTTACCGAGCAGGGTGTGAGCGAGGCCAAGGCAGCCGGTCAGAAGCTTGCTGCGCGCGGAATGAAATTCGACATCGCCTACACCTCAGTGCTGAAGCGCGCGCAGCGGACCTGCCAGTTCATCCTCGACGCCACCGGCCAGAGCGACCTGAAGACGGTGCGCGATGCGGCGCTGAACGAGCGCGACTATGGCGACCTCAACGGCCTCAACAAGGACGACGCCCGCGCCAAATGGGGCGAGGAGCAGGTGCATATCTGGCGCCGGTCCTATGACACCCCGCCGCCCGGCGGCGAGAGCCTGAAGGACACCGGGGCGCGTGTATGGCCCTATTACATGCATGAGATGCAGCCGCATGTGCTGCGCGGCGAAACGGTGCTGGTGGCAGCCCACGGCAACTCGCTGCGGGCGCTGATCATGGCGCTGGAGGGGATTTCCGGCCCCGACATCGTCAAGCTGGAACTCGGCACGGGTGTGCCGGTCGTCTACAAGCTCAACGCCGATTCGACCGTGGCTTCGAAGGAAGTTCTTTCAGCCTAG
- a CDS encoding undecaprenyl-diphosphate phosphatase: protein MEHQTIVEALLLGLLEGLTEFIPVSSTGHILLAGHFLGFKSTGKAFEVLIQLGAILAILSVYFGRLWKILTDLPRDARTQRFVLGILLAFLPAAVIGALAHDFIKTVLFESPRLICIMLIIGGFVLLAVDRMALKPKYHDVMDFPLSLCLKIGFFQCLAMIPGTSRSGATIVGALLMGTDKRSAAEFSFFLAMPTMAGAFAYDLYKNRDVLSSADLPIIGVGFVAAFIMAVIVVRYLLDYVSRHGFALFAWWRLIVGAVGLAALMVWG from the coding sequence ATGGAACACCAGACGATCGTCGAAGCCCTTTTGCTCGGCCTGCTCGAAGGGCTGACCGAATTCATCCCGGTCTCCTCCACCGGACATATCCTTTTGGCGGGGCATTTCCTCGGCTTCAAGTCGACCGGCAAGGCCTTCGAGGTGCTGATCCAGCTCGGCGCGATCCTGGCGATCCTGTCGGTCTATTTCGGCCGGCTGTGGAAGATCCTCACCGACCTGCCGCGCGACGCCAGGACGCAGCGTTTCGTGCTCGGCATTCTGCTGGCCTTCCTGCCGGCAGCCGTCATCGGCGCGCTGGCGCATGATTTCATCAAGACGGTGCTGTTCGAATCGCCGCGGCTTATCTGCATCATGCTCATCATCGGCGGTTTCGTGCTTCTGGCCGTCGACCGGATGGCGCTGAAGCCGAAATATCACGACGTCATGGATTTCCCGCTATCGCTCTGCCTGAAGATCGGCTTCTTCCAGTGCCTGGCGATGATCCCCGGCACCTCGCGCTCGGGTGCCACGATCGTCGGCGCGCTGCTGATGGGCACCGACAAGCGCTCGGCGGCGGAATTTTCCTTCTTCCTCGCCATGCCCACCATGGCCGGCGCCTTCGCCTACGATCTCTACAAGAACCGCGATGTGCTGTCCTCGGCGGACCTGCCGATCATCGGTGTCGGTTTTGTTGCAGCCTTCATCATGGCGGTCATCGTCGTGCGCTACCTGCTCGACTACGTCTCGCGCCACGGCTTTGCGCTGTTTGCCTGGTGGCGGCTGATCGTCGGCGCGGTTGGACTGGCTGCGCTGATGGTGTGGGGGTGA
- a CDS encoding thioredoxin family protein has translation MESHKVVSQQEWMKAQTAHLVKEKEYTRMRDRLRAERLELPWVKVEKNYVFDTPDGKKTLSELFDGRSQLALYHFMLGPDWEEGCTGCSFGCDHFDGANLHLQHHDVTLVAVARAPLAKIEAYKKRMGWQFPWVSSNGSDFNFDFDVSFNKEDIKAGKAVYNFRPLDFEMDELPGMTAFYKDEKGDIYRTFSQYARGGEEGIGAYMILDIMPKGRNEKGTMDWVKRHDEYEDDPQLKAMMAGSCCG, from the coding sequence ATGGAATCGCATAAAGTCGTATCGCAGCAGGAATGGATGAAAGCGCAGACGGCGCATCTGGTGAAGGAAAAGGAATACACCAGAATGCGCGACAGGCTGCGCGCCGAGCGGCTCGAACTGCCCTGGGTCAAGGTCGAGAAGAACTATGTTTTCGATACGCCCGACGGCAAGAAGACGCTTTCCGAATTGTTCGACGGCCGCAGCCAGCTGGCGCTCTACCACTTCATGCTCGGGCCGGACTGGGAGGAAGGCTGCACCGGCTGCTCCTTCGGCTGCGACCATTTCGACGGCGCAAACCTGCATCTGCAGCATCATGACGTGACGCTGGTGGCCGTTGCGCGCGCGCCGCTGGCCAAGATCGAAGCCTACAAGAAGCGCATGGGCTGGCAGTTCCCATGGGTGTCATCCAATGGCAGCGACTTCAATTTCGATTTCGACGTGTCGTTCAACAAGGAAGACATCAAGGCCGGCAAGGCGGTCTATAATTTCCGCCCGCTCGACTTCGAAATGGACGAGCTGCCCGGCATGACCGCCTTCTACAAGGACGAGAAAGGCGACATCTACCGCACCTTCTCGCAATATGCGCGCGGCGGCGAGGAAGGCATCGGCGCCTACATGATCCTCGACATCATGCCCAAGGGCCGCAACGAAAAGGGCACCATGGACTGGGTGAAGCGCCACGACGAATATGAGGACGACCCGCAGCTGAAAGCGATGATGGCTGGTTCCTGCTGCGGGTGA
- a CDS encoding SDR family oxidoreductase, translating to MTVTKLFIFGAGYSGKAVGRAKPEGASVAGTTRSAEKFHALRQAGIEPFAFDGALTEEVAKELAETTHLLISIAPDEAGDPVLNAAREVITKAMPNLRWIGYLSTVGVYGDHGGAWVDETGECKPVSRRSGMRLKAEQEWLELGRETGLPVAILRLSGIYGPGRNALVNLENGTAKRLIKPDQVFNRIHGEDIAGAVWHLAGRNLGGVFNVTDDMPAPPQDVVTYAAGLMGIEPPAEIPFETAQLSPMARSFYGENKRVANAAIKAAGYRFRYPDYRAAFDAMWAARNWKDGEGRSPMKAK from the coding sequence ATGACCGTGACAAAACTATTCATCTTCGGCGCCGGCTATTCCGGCAAGGCGGTCGGTCGAGCCAAGCCTGAGGGCGCAAGCGTCGCGGGCACGACGCGCTCGGCGGAAAAATTCCACGCATTGCGGCAGGCCGGGATCGAGCCTTTTGCGTTCGATGGCGCGTTGACCGAAGAGGTCGCGAAAGAGCTTGCCGAAACCACACATCTGCTGATCTCCATCGCGCCGGATGAAGCGGGCGATCCCGTGCTGAATGCGGCGCGGGAGGTAATTACCAAAGCCATGCCCAACCTCCGCTGGATCGGCTACCTCTCCACCGTCGGCGTCTATGGCGACCATGGCGGCGCGTGGGTGGATGAGACGGGCGAATGCAAGCCTGTCTCGCGCCGCTCGGGGATGCGGCTGAAGGCCGAGCAGGAATGGCTGGAGCTTGGCCGCGAGACCGGCCTGCCGGTGGCGATCCTGCGCCTTTCCGGCATTTACGGGCCGGGACGTAACGCCTTGGTCAATCTGGAGAACGGCACGGCAAAGCGCCTGATCAAGCCGGACCAGGTGTTCAACCGCATCCATGGCGAGGATATCGCGGGTGCCGTCTGGCATCTGGCGGGCCGAAATCTCGGCGGCGTCTTCAACGTCACCGACGACATGCCCGCCCCGCCGCAGGATGTAGTGACCTATGCGGCCGGATTAATGGGCATCGAGCCGCCGGCCGAAATTCCCTTCGAGACCGCCCAACTTTCGCCCATGGCGCGGTCTTTCTATGGCGAGAACAAGCGCGTTGCCAACGCGGCGATCAAGGCTGCGGGCTACCGCTTCCGCTATCCGGACTATCGCGCCGCATTCGATGCGATGTGGGCGGCGCGGAACTGGAAGGACGGCGAGGGACGCAGCCCGATGAAGGCCAAATGA
- a CDS encoding glutathione S-transferase family protein — protein MLTLFHHSMFASCRFVRLAFGEYGEELALIEEKPWTRRKEFLALNAAGTLPVLLAEGDVPIVGAGVIAEYLDETRGVLKRDKRLFAENPMERAEIRRLVDWYLAKMDSEVTRHLVRERVLKPLMPSEMGGGSPDSGAIRAARANIRQHMKYTNWLAGTRHWLAGPRITYADLAAAAAISVLDYLGEVDWRDHNAARDWYTRVKSRPSFRPLLGDRVRGLSPVSHYADLDF, from the coding sequence ATGCTGACGCTTTTCCATCACTCCATGTTCGCCTCCTGTCGCTTCGTTCGCCTGGCATTCGGCGAGTATGGCGAGGAGCTGGCGCTGATCGAGGAAAAGCCGTGGACAAGGCGCAAGGAGTTTTTGGCGCTGAACGCCGCCGGGACCTTGCCGGTGCTTCTGGCCGAAGGCGACGTGCCGATCGTCGGCGCCGGCGTGATCGCCGAATATCTCGACGAGACGCGCGGCGTGCTGAAGCGTGACAAGCGGCTGTTTGCCGAAAACCCGATGGAGCGGGCCGAAATCCGCCGGCTGGTCGACTGGTATCTGGCCAAGATGGACAGCGAAGTGACGCGCCATCTGGTGCGCGAACGCGTGCTGAAGCCTTTGATGCCGAGCGAGATGGGCGGCGGCTCGCCCGATTCGGGTGCGATCCGCGCTGCCCGCGCCAATATCCGCCAGCATATGAAATACACCAACTGGCTCGCCGGCACCCGCCATTGGCTGGCCGGCCCGCGCATCACCTATGCCGATCTGGCGGCAGCCGCCGCCATCTCCGTGCTCGACTATCTCGGCGAGGTCGACTGGCGCGACCATAACGCGGCGCGCGACTGGTATACGCGCGTCAAATCGCGGCCGTCCTTCCGCCCGCTTCTGGGCGACCGGGTGCGCGGCCTTTCGCCGGTGTCGCATTATGCGGACCTCGATTTCTGA
- a CDS encoding glucokinase codes for MSVSSADDEAVLQFPILIGDIGGTNARFAIVVDANSEPGETRIVQTASFASIDEAIQQAVLDHTSLRPRSAVLAVAGPVDGDEIRLTNCPWVVRPKAMFDTLGLHDVVVLNDFEAQALAVVALGEEHMEKIGPGEPEENAGRVVLGPGTGLGVAGLIHASHKWIPVPGEGGHMDIGPRTARDREIFPHLEAIEGRISGEQILCGRGLVNAYRAVAKADGKEPRFTTPAEITAAALEKSDAVAVEAVEFFVTCLGRTAGDLALVFMSRGGVYLTGGIAQKIVPALKAGNFRAAFEDKAPHSALLRDMPVYVITHPLAALNGLAAFARTPSRFGVETAGRRWQA; via the coding sequence ATGTCTGTTTCCAGCGCCGACGACGAAGCCGTCCTGCAGTTTCCGATCCTGATCGGCGATATCGGCGGCACCAATGCCCGCTTTGCCATCGTCGTCGATGCCAATTCCGAGCCCGGCGAAACGCGGATCGTGCAGACCGCAAGCTTTGCCTCCATCGACGAGGCGATCCAGCAGGCCGTTCTCGACCACACATCGCTCCGGCCACGTTCGGCCGTGCTGGCGGTCGCCGGCCCGGTCGACGGCGACGAGATCAGGCTTACCAACTGCCCCTGGGTGGTGCGGCCGAAGGCGATGTTCGACACGCTCGGCCTGCATGACGTGGTCGTGCTCAACGATTTCGAGGCGCAGGCGCTGGCCGTCGTTGCGCTCGGCGAAGAGCATATGGAAAAGATCGGCCCCGGCGAGCCGGAGGAAAATGCCGGCCGTGTCGTACTCGGCCCCGGAACCGGGCTTGGCGTTGCCGGGCTGATCCATGCCAGCCACAAATGGATACCGGTGCCGGGCGAAGGCGGCCACATGGATATCGGTCCGCGCACGGCGCGCGACCGCGAAATCTTCCCGCATCTCGAAGCGATCGAGGGCCGCATCTCGGGCGAGCAGATCCTGTGCGGGCGCGGACTGGTGAACGCCTATCGCGCCGTCGCCAAGGCCGACGGCAAGGAACCGCGCTTCACGACGCCGGCCGAAATCACGGCTGCCGCACTCGAAAAATCCGACGCGGTCGCCGTCGAGGCGGTGGAATTCTTCGTCACTTGCCTTGGTCGCACAGCCGGCGACCTGGCGCTGGTGTTCATGAGCCGCGGCGGCGTTTATCTCACCGGCGGCATCGCCCAGAAGATCGTGCCGGCGCTGAAGGCGGGGAATTTCCGCGCCGCCTTCGAGGATAAGGCGCCGCACAGCGCCCTGCTGCGCGACATGCCGGTCTATGTCATCACCCACCCGCTGGCAGCGCTGAACGGGCTTGCGGCCTTTGCCCGCACGCCGTCGCGCTTCGGCGTCGAAACGGCGGGCCGACGCTGGCAGGCGTAG
- the dapB gene encoding 4-hydroxy-tetrahydrodipicolinate reductase, whose amino-acid sequence MSDMGLVVVGAAGRMGQTLIRTIHSVPGAKVSAAIERAGSPHIGRDAGELAGIGIINVPITDDPLTAFAKADGVLDFSTPAASVEFAGYAAQARIVHVIGTTGCSPEDDAAIAAAARHATIVKSGNMSLGVNLLAVLVEQAAKALGSDDFDIEVLEMHHRHKVDAPSGTALLLGNAAAAGRGIDLAEHSVRVRDGQTGAREAGSIGFATLRGGSVVGDHSVILAGTGERITLSHNAEDRSIFARGAVKAALWARGKKPGLYSMRDVLGLS is encoded by the coding sequence ATGAGCGATATGGGTCTCGTCGTCGTCGGGGCAGCCGGCCGCATGGGCCAGACGCTGATCCGAACCATCCATTCCGTGCCGGGCGCGAAAGTGTCGGCAGCCATCGAACGCGCCGGCTCGCCACATATCGGCCGTGACGCCGGCGAGCTTGCCGGCATCGGCATCATCAACGTACCGATCACCGACGACCCGTTGACGGCCTTCGCCAAGGCCGACGGCGTGCTCGACTTCAGCACGCCGGCAGCCAGCGTCGAATTCGCCGGCTATGCCGCGCAGGCGCGCATCGTCCATGTCATCGGCACGACGGGCTGTTCGCCCGAGGACGACGCGGCAATCGCCGCGGCGGCCCGCCACGCGACGATCGTCAAATCCGGCAATATGAGCCTCGGCGTCAATCTGCTTGCGGTGCTGGTCGAGCAGGCGGCGAAGGCGCTCGGCTCCGACGATTTCGACATCGAGGTGCTGGAAATGCACCACCGGCACAAGGTCGACGCGCCGTCCGGCACGGCGCTTCTGCTTGGCAACGCGGCAGCGGCGGGACGCGGCATCGACCTTGCCGAACACAGCGTGCGGGTGCGCGACGGCCAAACCGGCGCGCGCGAGGCCGGCTCGATCGGCTTTGCCACGCTGCGCGGCGGCTCGGTGGTGGGCGACCATTCGGTCATCCTGGCCGGCACCGGCGAGCGCATCACGCTTTCCCACAATGCCGAGGACCGCTCCATTTTCGCGCGCGGCGCGGTGAAGGCTGCACTTTGGGCGCGTGGGAAGAAGCCCGGACTGTATTCGATGCGCGATGTGCTGGGACTGAGCTAA
- a CDS encoding ABC transporter ATP-binding protein, translated as MSLQTQKKKKADSGEIIAVIRRVLAENGREYVWSYTIAALCMIAVALTTAYPAWIISSVIDDIFYHQRSDLILWLCASIFGAFVIRGVAGYAQAVILAKVGNNLVARYQRRLFDHLMKLGVSFFTETRSGHLAAQINQNVGGIRDLLSMTLTAVARDVVSLVALVTVMFVQDWFLSAIAFVIGPPLVYAVNYLMRRLRRVTRQSVEINSRLIGSMQEATQGVAVVKAFTMEYQLSRRMGEMIERAEERSNKIARVSERLTPITEMLAGIAVAGVIAYAGYRSTHGGELPGAIMSFITALMLAYDPVRRLARLQVGLERSLVNARMIYEILDLEPQQDDAPNATPLKVAKGEVRFENVAFSYAENMPVLHGVSFVAEAGKTTAIVGASGAGKTTLTALLERFYDLDSGAILIDGQDIAKVTKHSLRNSIAFVSQQPYLFEGTIADNIRYGRENATDEEIRRAADQAAADSFIRQQPNGYDTPVGENGVTLSGGQRQRVSIARAIVRNAPILLLDEATSALDNESEARVQEALATVMQGKTTIVIAHRLSTVVNADRIIVLEDGRLVEEGNHESLLANPHGVYARFHRLQSQKGLGLVDDTKTVGITVKPAKPAKVARKKSA; from the coding sequence TTGAGCCTTCAGACCCAAAAGAAGAAGAAAGCCGACAGCGGCGAGATCATCGCCGTCATCCGGCGCGTTCTGGCCGAGAACGGCCGCGAATATGTCTGGTCCTATACGATCGCGGCGCTCTGCATGATCGCGGTGGCGCTGACCACGGCCTATCCGGCGTGGATCATCAGCAGCGTCATCGACGATATCTTCTATCACCAGCGCAGCGACCTGATCCTGTGGCTCTGCGCCTCTATCTTCGGCGCCTTTGTTATACGCGGGGTTGCCGGCTATGCGCAGGCGGTGATCCTGGCCAAGGTCGGCAACAACCTCGTGGCGCGCTATCAGCGCCGCCTGTTCGACCACCTGATGAAGCTCGGCGTCAGCTTCTTCACCGAAACGCGCTCGGGCCACCTTGCCGCCCAGATCAACCAGAATGTCGGCGGCATACGCGACCTTCTGTCGATGACCCTGACGGCTGTGGCGCGCGACGTCGTATCGCTGGTGGCGCTGGTGACGGTTATGTTCGTGCAGGACTGGTTCCTGTCGGCGATAGCCTTCGTCATCGGCCCGCCGCTGGTCTATGCCGTCAACTACCTGATGCGCCGTTTGCGCCGCGTGACGCGCCAGTCCGTCGAGATCAATTCGCGGCTGATCGGCTCCATGCAGGAGGCGACGCAAGGGGTGGCCGTGGTGAAGGCCTTCACCATGGAATACCAGCTTTCCCGCCGCATGGGCGAGATGATCGAGCGCGCCGAGGAACGCTCCAACAAGATCGCAAGGGTTTCGGAGCGGCTGACGCCGATCACGGAAATGCTGGCCGGCATCGCGGTTGCCGGCGTCATTGCCTATGCCGGCTATCGCTCCACCCATGGCGGCGAACTGCCGGGCGCGATCATGTCCTTCATCACCGCGCTGATGCTTGCCTACGACCCGGTGCGGCGCCTGGCGCGGCTGCAGGTCGGGCTGGAGCGCTCGCTGGTCAATGCGCGCATGATCTACGAGATCCTCGATCTCGAGCCGCAGCAGGACGATGCGCCAAACGCCACCCCGCTTAAGGTGGCCAAGGGTGAAGTGCGCTTTGAAAACGTCGCCTTCTCCTATGCCGAAAACATGCCGGTGCTGCATGGCGTGAGCTTCGTGGCGGAAGCCGGAAAGACGACGGCGATCGTCGGTGCTTCGGGTGCCGGCAAGACGACGCTGACGGCGCTGCTGGAGCGCTTCTACGATCTCGATTCCGGCGCCATCCTCATCGATGGCCAGGACATCGCCAAGGTGACCAAGCATTCGTTGCGCAATTCGATCGCCTTCGTTTCGCAGCAGCCCTACCTGTTCGAAGGCACGATTGCCGACAACATCCGCTATGGCCGTGAGAACGCGACCGACGAAGAAATCCGGCGCGCAGCCGACCAGGCCGCCGCCGACAGCTTCATCCGCCAGCAGCCGAACGGCTACGACACGCCCGTCGGCGAAAACGGCGTGACGCTTTCGGGCGGCCAGCGCCAGCGCGTCTCCATCGCGCGCGCCATCGTGCGCAATGCGCCGATCCTGCTTCTCGACGAGGCGACCTCGGCGCTCGACAACGAGTCCGAAGCGCGCGTGCAGGAAGCGCTTGCAACCGTGATGCAGGGCAAGACCACCATCGTCATCGCCCATCGCCTATCGACCGTGGTCAATGCCGACCGCATCATCGTGCTGGAGGATGGACGTCTGGTCGAGGAAGGCAATCACGAGTCGCTGCTGGCCAATCCGCACGGCGTCTATGCCCGCTTCCACCGGCTCCAGAGCCAGAAGGGGCTGGGACTGGTCGACGACACAAAAACGGTGGGAATAACGGTAAAGCCAGCCAAGCCGGCGAAGGTCGCAAGGAAGAAAAGCGCATGA
- the queG gene encoding tRNA epoxyqueuosine(34) reductase QueG, which produces MRTSISDKAQRGKPDEAGRLRQLIDREAARAGFAAVAVTTPDAIPQAPMRLAEFVADGFHGSMAWISETLQRRADPSTLWPEVRSIIVLAMNYGPESDPRSLQTQRDRGAISVYAQNRDYHDVMKGRLKEIAGKIVARAGGDVKVFVDTAPVMEKPLAESAGIGWQGKHTNLVSREFGSWLFLGTIFCTAELTPDKADEDHCGSCRACLDACPTDAFPAPYRLDARRCISYLTIENKGPIPQEFRAAIGNRIYGCDDCLAACPWNKFASAASEAKLAARDDLRAPALADFLAMDDAGFRAFFTGSPVKRIGRDRFLRNVLIAAGNSGDVSLVAACESLSADPSPLVRGAAVWALSRLMEPAVFSALATSARQDDDADVRREWLMATGNHPEIRTHA; this is translated from the coding sequence ATGCGGACCTCGATTTCTGACAAAGCCCAAAGGGGCAAGCCCGATGAGGCCGGCCGCCTGCGGCAGCTGATCGATCGCGAAGCCGCGCGTGCCGGCTTCGCTGCGGTTGCCGTGACCACGCCCGACGCGATCCCGCAGGCGCCGATGCGGCTGGCCGAATTCGTCGCCGACGGTTTTCATGGCTCGATGGCCTGGATTTCGGAAACGCTGCAACGCCGCGCCGACCCGAGCACGCTGTGGCCGGAGGTGCGCTCGATCATCGTGCTGGCGATGAATTATGGACCGGAAAGCGACCCGCGCAGCTTGCAGACGCAGCGCGATCGCGGCGCGATCTCGGTCTATGCCCAGAACCGCGACTATCACGACGTGATGAAGGGCCGGCTGAAGGAGATCGCCGGAAAGATCGTCGCCAGGGCTGGCGGCGACGTAAAGGTTTTCGTCGACACCGCGCCGGTGATGGAAAAGCCGCTGGCGGAGAGCGCCGGCATTGGCTGGCAAGGCAAGCACACCAATCTGGTCAGCCGCGAATTCGGCTCGTGGCTGTTTCTCGGCACGATTTTCTGCACCGCGGAACTGACGCCCGACAAGGCAGACGAGGATCATTGCGGCTCCTGCCGCGCCTGTCTCGACGCCTGCCCGACCGACGCATTCCCCGCACCCTACCGGCTCGATGCGCGGCGCTGCATTTCCTACCTCACAATCGAGAACAAGGGGCCTATCCCGCAGGAATTCCGCGCGGCGATCGGCAACCGCATCTATGGCTGCGACGATTGCCTGGCCGCCTGTCCTTGGAACAAATTCGCCAGCGCAGCCTCGGAAGCCAAGCTTGCCGCCCGCGATGACCTGCGCGCGCCGGCGCTGGCCGATTTCCTTGCCATGGACGACGCCGGTTTCCGCGCCTTCTTCACCGGTTCACCGGTCAAGCGCATCGGCCGCGACCGTTTCTTGCGCAACGTGCTGATTGCGGCGGGGAATTCGGGGGATGTTTCGCTTGTCGCTGCTTGCGAGAGTTTGTCGGCAGACCCCTCGCCGCTTGTGCGCGGAGCAGCCGTCTGGGCGCTGTCGCGGCTGATGGAGCCTGCGGTATTTTCCGCGCTGGCAACCAGCGCCCGACAGGACGACGATGCAGATGTGCGCCGGGAGTGGCTTATGGCCACCGGCAACCACCCAGAAATCAGGACACATGCATGA